A single window of Eleginops maclovinus isolate JMC-PN-2008 ecotype Puerto Natales chromosome 19, JC_Emac_rtc_rv5, whole genome shotgun sequence DNA harbors:
- the tulp4b gene encoding LOW QUALITY PROTEIN: tubby-related protein 4 (The sequence of the model RefSeq protein was modified relative to this genomic sequence to represent the inferred CDS: deleted 1 base in 1 codon): protein MSRNYEPGHSVGMLAAVEHGPILCSDSNILCLSWKGRVPKSEKDKPVCRRRYYEEGWLATGNGRGVVGVTFTSSHCRRDRSTPQRINFNLRGHNSEVVLVRWNEPFQKLATCDMEGGIFVWIQYEGRWSVELVNDRGAQVSDFTWSHDGTQALIAYRDGFVLVGSVSGQRHWSSEINLESQITCGIWTPDDQQVLFGTADGQVIVMDCHGRMLAHVLLHESDGIVSMSWNAPDFLVEDSTESDTDSDDNILPLVRRVKPLLTVTFLSGDISLMNNYDDLSPALIRSGLKDVEAQWCSQGDLLAVAGMERLGDSACSAPLSRNALVKFYNVQGEHIYTLETPAQRPITTLCWGHRDSRLFLACGPALYVVRVEHRVASLQLLCQQGIASALREEKDVGKLNMPSLLCSYVTSAFIPTIKPPIPDPNNIRDFVSYPTAGNERLHCTMKRAEDSPEAGGPCYTLYLEYLGGLVPILKGRRISKLRPEFIIMDPKVDGKAEEVCVNPMISYADSCNCSDSSDIELSDEWVGKKSPKLSRGTRMNLESRKSPKLSRSNQEGQRSPRLPTKKTVPRSPSLTRREFSMDGISEHNYLAQVTSNIWGTKFKIVGLASFLPANLGAVIYKTSLLHLQPRQMTIYLPEVRKISHDFMSLPVFNPNVFSEDEDDLPVMGPSGVSAENPPCTVNIPIAPIHSPAQAMSPTQSIGLVQSLLANQNIQLDVLTNPTATAAAAAAAAPTADRGQDAVPSPYPVPSRYSNPGQVIFNGLEMAPLLPGTLPPPPPPHHLPPQPHPQRLHPQLPRTLPPKQSQQMQTQQQKMHLQQQQQQHHQMQTQQQLQQQHQQQQQQLQQQHQQLQQQQQQLQQLQTLHQQQQQQHQQHQAQQHQQMQQNPTHQQLQHQQQIQQQQQQMQMQHEQMQQQQQQMQQQQQQIRQQIQEMRQQQQQLQQQHQQIQQQHQQMQRQHQVMQQQLKMQMTLPPPPTGYPTISLHQIHLLPPPPTTEPGFREHAHTLKPSMPRSLPPFSDMDGGMELQMRKVNPPPPYPGTVVSAAIATAVATPQTLITNCDSPSVLSPDPCLKKDEFLLHPVTLQYPTPLGYERITTFDSSGNVEEVCRPRRRLVRNQNAYAVHGIGGSATLKVTSSENKKIQLPYSSATLSRLSVPRYSIPSGDPPPYPDPANHVNATLPPPQRIDSSLIHATLRRDRRDVGLKVPQMMESSRTLPTKAKMNSTLALSYQQRAPTALYTCTQCSSNSSSTSVSVSGGGTTSSGIAGGTVVRQDFPPGKGAHHSTIIVHSKSSTPLSSHSTYSLLSAADSSRDRTVYVNSAFTEDETLNQHLEKSVRQLTLGDVSLTVKRPPPYQWDTSTTEEFWLTPEQTMLAPQPGAHKPPPLIISQAQHLDMTRLPFVLTTKPPNSQTTSTLTFPSGYQISLSPFPPPHSAPPPPNELGGSVPYSQQDPSLVLPPGYPPSLANLSCCPLPPMYPGASACGGLQLHPVSLHPWNPYPCPPPMQDPPAPPLPTKTHQILEKPILSPPPPTGPPPPPPLPPPPPPTEVPPSKSTADDLGDNFLEPSSLNESPVQQESERFNKKSRKRVDSRAEDANMPAVSEGKSRKEGRALSDFNTLISSPRLGSREKKKPKGQREQLNKTKKMSRTTNEFQDSSESEPELFISGDELMNQNQSSKKSWKNKRSMRMASELEEIKCRKANEREDRSLGSQGFVYVMANKQPLWNEATQVYQLDFGGRVTQESAKNFQIELDGRQVMQFGRIDGNGYILDFQYPFSAVQAFAVALANVTQRLK from the exons ATGTCCAGGAACTATGAG cctggTCACTCAGTAGGGATGCTGGCGGCAGTGGAGCACGGCCCCATCCTCTGCAGCGACTCCAACATCCTCTGCCTGTCCTGGAAGGGGAGGGTCCCGAAGAGCGAGAAGGACAAGCCGGTGTGCCGGCGCCGCTACTACGAGGAGGGCTGGCTGGCCACGGGGAACGGCCGGGGGGTGGTGGGGGTCACCTTCACCTCCAGCCACTGCAGGAGGGACCGCAGCACCCCCCAGAGGATCAACTTCAACCTGCGGGGGCACAACAGCGAG GTGGTTCTGGTGCGTTGGAACGAACCCTTCCAGAAGCTTGCCACCTGTGACATGGAGGGGGGGATCTTCGTCTGGATTCAGTATGAAGGCCGCTGGTCCGTGGAGCTGGTGAACGACCGGGGGGCGCAG GTCAGCGACTTCACCTGGTCCCATGACGGCACGCAGGCTCTGATAGCGTACCGGGATGGATTCGTGCTGGTGGGCTCGGTTAGTGGGCAGAGGCATTGGTCCTCCGAAATCAACCTGGAGAGCCAGATTACCTGCGGCATCTGGACCCCCGACGACCAGCAG GTGCTGTTCGGAACGGCGGACGGCCAGGTGATCGTGATGGACTGCCACGGCCGCATGCTGGCTCACGTGCTGCTGCACGAGTCCGACGGCATCGTCAGCATGTCCTGGAAC GCCCCCGACTTCCTGGTGGAGGACAGCACTGAGAGCGACACAGACTCTGACGACAACATCCTGCCCctgg tgcgcAGGGTGAAGCCTCTGCTGACCGTCACCTTCCTCTCCGGAGACATCAGTCTGATGAACAACTACGACGACCTGTCTCCGGCTCTGATTCGCTCCGGACTCAAAG ACGTGGAGGCCCAGTGGTGCTCTCAGGGAGACCTGCTGGCTGTGGCCGGCATGGAGAGGCTGGGGGACTCGGCCTGCTCCGCCCCCCTCAGCAGGAACGCTCTGGTGAAGTTCTACAACGTGCAGGGGGAGCACATCTACACCCTGGAGACCCCCGCCCAG AGGCCCATCACCACGCTGTGCTGGGGCCACAGGGACTCCCGGCTCTTCCTGGCCTGCGGGCCGGCACTGTACGTGGTACGGGTGGAGCACCGTGTGGCTAGCCTGCAGCTGCTCTGCCAGCAGGGCATCGCCTCCGCCCTGCGGGAGGAGAAGGACGTGGGGAAACTCAACATGCCATCGCTGCTCTGCTCCTACGTCACCTCCGCCTTCATCCCCACCATCAAG cCCCCCATCCCGGACCCCAACAACATCCGGGACTTCGTCAGCTACCCGACAGCGGGGAACGAGCGCCTGCACTGCACCATGAAGCGGGCGGAGGACAGTCCCGAGGCGGGTGGGCCCTGCTACACTCTGTACCTGGAGTACCTGGGGGGCCTGGTGCCCATCCTGAAGGGCCGGCGCATCAGCAAGCTGAGGCCCGAGTTCATCATCATGGACCCCAAGGTGGACGGGAAGGCAG aggaggtgtgtgtgaacCCCATGATCTCGTACGCTGACAGCTGTAACTGCTCCGACTCCAGCGACATCGAGCTGAGCGACGAGTGGGTCGGGAAGAAGTCTCCCAAGCTATCCCGAGGAACCAG GATGAACCTGGAGTCCAGGAAATCTCCAAAACTTTCCCGCTCCAATCAGGAAGGCCAGCGGTCACCACGGTTACCTACGAAGAAGACGGTGCCGCGCTCCCCCAGTCTGACGAGGAGGGAGTTCTCCATGGACGGCATCTCTGAG CACAACTACCTGGCTCAGGTCACCTCCAACATCTGGGGGACAAAATTCAAAATCGTCGGCCTTGCTTCTTTCCTGCCTGCCAACCTCGGTGCAG TGATCTATAAGACCAGTTTGCTCCACCTGCAACCAAGACAGATGACCATCTACCTTCCAGAGGTGCGGAAGATCTCTCACGACTTCATGAGTCTGCCGGTGTTCAACCCCAACGTGTTCAGCGAGGACGAGGACGACCTGCCAG TGATGGGGCCTTCAGGGGTGTCCGCAGAGAACCCCCCCTGCACCGTCAACATCCCCATCGCTCCGATCCACAGCCCGGCTCAGGCCATGTCTCCCACTCAGAGCATCGGCCTGGTCCAGTCTCTGCTGGCCAATCAGAACATCCAGCTGGACGTGCTCACCAACCCCACCGCCACCGCCGCTGCAGCCGCCGCTGCTGCACCTACTGCAGACCGCGGGCAGGACGCAGTTCCATCCCCGTACCCAGTGCCCTCCAGGTACTCAAACCCTGGTCAGGTGATCTTCAACGGGCTGGAGATGGCTCCTCTCCTTCCTGGTACTCTCCCCCCGCCGCCTCCCCCTCACCACCTCCCACCGCAGCCTCACCCGCAGCGCTTGCATCCCCAGCTGCCTCGCACTCTGCCGCCAAAGCAGTCACAACAGATGCAGACGCAGCAGCAGAAGATGcatcttcagcagcagcagcagcagcaccatcagatgcaaacacagcagcagctccagcagcagcatcagcagcagcagcagcagctccagcagcagcaccagcagctgcagcagcagcagcaacagctgcagcagctgcaaaCGCtgcaccaacagcagcagcagcagcaccaacagcacCAGGCTCAGCAGCACCAACAGATGCAACAGAACCCAACCcaccaacaactgcagcaccagcagcagatccagcagcagcagcagcagatgcagaTGCAGCACgagcagatgcagcagcagcagcagcagatgcagcagcagcagcagcagatccgCCAGCAGATCCAGGAGatgcggcagcagcagcagcagctgcagcagcagcaccagcagatccagcagcagcaccagcagatGCAGAGGCAGCACCAGgtgatgcagcagcagctgaagaTGCAGATGACGCTGCCGCCGCCGCCCACCGGATATCCAACCATATCCTTACACCAGATCcacctgctgcctcctcccccCACCACTGAGCCGGGCTTCAGggagcatgcacacactctgAAGCCCAGCATGCCAAGGAGTCTGCCCCCCTTCAGCGACATGGACGGGGGCATGGAGCTTCAGATGAGGAAGGtgaatcctcctcctccttaccCGGGCACCGTGGTGTCTGCAGCGATCGCTACAGCCGTTGCCACACCGCAAACTCTCATCACCAACTGTGACAGCCCAAGTGTCCTGTCACCTGACCCCTGCCTCAAGAAGGACGAGTTCCTGCTGCACCCGGTCACTCTGCAGTACCCGACTCCTCTGGGCTACGAGAGGATCACTACCTTTGACAGCAGCGGCAACGTGGAAGAGGTGTGTCGGCCTCGCAGGCGCCTCGTCCGCAACCAGAATGCATACGCCGTGCACGGCATCGGAGGCTCCGCAACACTCAAAGTCACCTCCTCTGAGAACAAAAAGATCCAGCTTCCCTACAGCTCTGCCACGCTGAGCCGCCTCTCCGTCCCTCGATACTCTATACCCAGTGGAGACCCGCCTCCTTACCCTGATCCCGCCAATCATGTCAATGCCACCCTCCCTCCGCCACAGAGGATCGACAGCAGTCTGATCCACGCCACCCTGCGTCGGGACCGCAGGGACGTCGGGCTCAAAGTGCCGCAGATGATGGAGAGCTCCAGGACGCTGCCCACTAAGGCTAAAATGAACAGCACATTAGCACTGAGCTACCAGCAGAGGGCGCCCACCGCGCTGTATACCTGCACCCagtgcagcagcaacagcagtagCACCAGCGTCAGTGTGAGCGGCGGGGGGACCACGAGTAGTGGCATCGCGGGCGGCACGGTGGTGCGGCAGGACTTCCCGCCGGGGAAAGGGGCTCATCACAGCACCATCATCGTGCACTCAAAGAGCAGCACCCCCCTCTCCTCGCATTCCACCTACAGCCTGCTGAGCGCCGCCGACAGCAGCCGGGACAGAACGGTGTACGTCAACTCCGCCTTCACCGAAGACGAGACTCTGAACCAGCACCTGGAGAAGTCCGTGCGGCAGCTGACTCTGGGCGATGTTAGCTTGACGGTGAAACGCCCTCCGCCTTACCAGTGGGACACCTCCACCACGGAGGAGTTCTGGCTCACTCCGGAACAAACCATGCTAGCTCCTCAGCCCGGGGCCCATAAACCTCCGCCGCTAATCATCAGCCAGGCTCAGCACCTGGACATGACCCGGCTGCCGTTTGTGCTGACGACTAAACCTCCGAACAGCCAGACAACGAGCACGCTCACGTTCCCGTCGGGTTACCAGATCTCCCTGTCACCTTTCCCTCCACCTCACAGCGCTCCTCCACCCCCGAATGAATTGGGGGGTTCGGTTCCTTATTCTCAGCAGGATCCCAGCTTGGTGTTGCCGCCGGGTTATCCTCCCAGCCTCGCCAACTTATCGTGCTGCCCCCTTCCACCGATGTACCCCGGAGCCAGTGCCTGTGGCGGCCTGCAGCTCCACCCCGTCAGCCTCCACCCCTGGAACCCGTACCCCTGTCCGCCTCCCATGCAAGACCCTCCAGCACCTCCCCTCCCGACCAAAACTCATCAGATTCTAGAGAAGCCAATCCTCTCGCCCCCTCCTCCGACTGGGCCTCCACCGCCTCCCCCTctcccgcctcctcctccaccgaCGGAGGTGCCACCGTCAAAAAGCACCGCGGATGATCTCGGGGACAACTTCCTGGAGCCGTCGTCGCTAAACGAGAGTCCCGTGCAGCAGGAGTCCGAGCGCTTCAACAAGAAGAGTCGCAAGAGGGTGGACAGCCGGGCCGAGGACGCCAACATGCCCGCCGTCTCCGAGGGGAAGTCCAGGAAGGAAGGGCGGGCGCTGTCCGACTTCAACACCCTCATCTCCAGCCCGAGGCTCGGCAGCcgagagaagaagaagccgAAGGGCCAGAGAGAGCAGCTCAATAAAACCAAGAAGATGAGTCGGACCACCAACGAGTTCCAGGACAGCTCGGAGAGCGAGCCGGAGCTGTTCATCAGCGGAGACGAGCTGAtgaaccagaaccagagcagcAAGAAGAGCTGGAAGAACAAGCGCAGCATGCGGATGGCGAGCGAGCTGGAGGAGATCAAGTGCCGCAAGGCCAACGAACGAGAGGACCGCAGCCTGGGAAGCCAAGGGTTCGTCTACGTTATGGCCAACAAGCAGCCGCTGTGGAACGAAGCCACGCAGGTCTATCAGCTGGACTTCGGAGGACGCGTCACGCAGGAGTCCGCCAAGAACTTCCAGATTGAGCTGGACGGCAGACAG gtGATGCAGTTCGGCCGTATCGATGGTAACGGCTACATCCTGGATTTCCAGTACCCGTTCTCCGCGGTGCAGGCGTTCGCTGTCGCCTTGGCCAACGTGACCCAGCGTCTGAAGTGA
- the myct1b gene encoding myc target protein 1 homolog isoform X2: protein MMLAFCLSVLVGLLLGALVYVLLTWVSRRKATARITRRPPKRPGPLDAAQGPQLYRSTFLSVCRQPSLEPVGPLGSKPPVEASTFRPVKKSRPGLEMELGEDTEDRGAPDPPEPNKRHSFWLGTNGLKGFLPTQSPPPPAYDSIIRAFEETCT, encoded by the coding sequence ATGATGCTGGCCTTCTGCCTGTCAGTGCTGGTGGGTCTGCTCCTGGGGGCCCTGGTCTACGTCCTACTCACCTGGGTGTCTCGACGTAAAGCCACCGCCCGGATCACCCGGCGGCCCCCCAAGAGGCCCGGCCCCTTGGACGCCGCGCAGGGCCCCCAGCTGTACCGGAGCACCTTCCTGAGCGTCTGCCGGCAGCCCTCTCTGGAGCCTGTGGGGCCCCTGGGCAGCAAGCCACCCGTGGAGGCGTCCACCTTCAGACCCGTGAAGAAGAGCCGGCCGGGTCTGGAGATGGAGCTGGGGGAGGACACGGAGGACAGGGGGGCCCCGGACCCCCCCGAGCCCAACAAGAGACACTCCTTCTGGCTGGGGACTAACGGGCTGAAGGGGTTCCTGCCCACGCAgagcccccccccaccagcaTACGACTCCATCATCAGGGCCTTCGAAGAGacctgcacataa